Genomic window (Candidatus Wallbacteria bacterium):
CCGGGATCATGGCAATGGTCTTCCAGGCATCGTTGTTGGCATGTTTCTGGATGCGGTACTTGCTGATTTCATCACCTGAGTTCTTGCATAACTGCATGTTCTCCGGTTCGGTCCAGGAAAGCGTCACCTGATTCCCAGTCCCCGGGATCAGGAAAAAATTCATGGGCGGCTGCGGTTCTGCGCCGTAAGTCTGCAGATCCACCATCTGCGGGCCTGAGAAAGATTCGCGCATTTGCGAATCCACCGCGCTCACGTAATAAGTGATTCTCTTGCCGCTCTGCAGGACCGTCAGATCCTGGTCCTCGTATTCCTCCTTGCCGTAACTCACGACTCCCACAGCCTTGTCCTTGTCATCCCTGTAAATCTTGTAGGCAATGATATTCTTCTTGGTACTTCCCTTGCTGTTGGTCGTTACGGGTTTCCAGCTCAGATAAACGGAAAAATACTTAGTGCTCTGATTCGGGGATTCGTCGGTATAGAGAAATTCCGGCTGTACATCCTGCCAGAGCGGAGTCTGCGGGGATTCACCGTCATCCTGCACTACGGTGGTCGTGAGATCGCCGCTGTTGTTATTGTTGCATCCGATGAATATCAGGAAAAACCCGATTATCGGGACCATTGCCAGCAGGACGAATTCCTTTTTTCTTTTCATATCTCACAGCCCCCTTTAATTTGAATCCAGGCGAACGAATTCGATGCGGTCCAGGTAAAACTCGAATGGTGACCCCTGGCTGAAGTCATATGTGTCGTCATGGAAAATGTCCGTATTGCTGCCGACAGGGCAGAAATAGAAGTAGATCGGATAATTGGCCTCTAGGTAAGCTTCGAAATGCCCGTCCCTTGCGTCGGCCTGGTCATAAGGCGAATCAGTGGGCTGCTCAGGATCATTGAAATTACCTACAACTTTCACTGTAGTCCCGTTGAACTGATAATCTGAGTTCCGCGAGAGGTTGATGATGGAAGGGGCTCCGATGATGTTGCCTCGATGCTTTACGATCAGGAGAAATGTCCCGGAATTCGGAGTTTCATAGAAATACATGTTGATGGCGAATCTCCCGGTTTCAGGAGGATTCCAGCTGAACATAAACTGATCCTGATACATGTCGTACATGTTCTTGTCCAATTGCTGGATATATTCGTGGCTGTTGTAATCAATGCCATTGCCCTGCAGGTCGTATGACAGGCAGTTGTCCTTGCGCTGGGGACGGTCAGTCGGATACCTGAAAACCCAGCTGTAGGCGTCTGTCGGCCATTTCCCTGCATAGCCCGGATAGGAATTTGAATAGAGAGGTCCGAAATAGTTCTCCCGCCAGGTGATCTTGAAATTGGTCATGTCTCCGTGTCCATCCGCGTAATAGTCCCTGGCCATGATCGCAGTTCCGGACATCGGCGCTTTGTAATAAGCGCAGCCTCCGCTGATGCCTCCCCCGCCGTTCCAGTCGAAGTCTGTCTTGTCCCAGGCTTTCGGACCGGATGCGTCGGTGATCACAGAAGGCCAGAAATCGTATAAGCCTCCGCCCTTGGTGTAGTCGACCTGGGTTTCATCCGTGGGAATCAATGGGTGGACAATCACAGAGGCAGTATCGATTCCGAGGTAGACATTGGCAAAGCTGACAGGAGTCCTGTAAGTCCAGGGATTGACATCATAGGTCAGTTTGAGCTCTGTTCCTTCCATTCCATGCTTGAGGAGAGGCATCTGAGTTTCCCTGTAATACAGTTCCTCGAATTCCACACCGTCGTAGTCGAGATCCTGCCAGTAGCTGTATCCGCAGTCATTGTAAGCAGTCACATAGTTGTAAGCGTATGAGTCTCCGCTGTATGTTCTGGAAATCGCAGTCACGACCGGCCGGGCAGTGTCTTCGAGATAGACCCAGCCGCCCCTGATGCTGATTTCATTGGTCACGAGATCGCAGAACACATAATCGCCTGTGGAGTAGCTCACTTCGTTTGAAATTCCGGCGCTGGCGCCCCAGCAGTCAGAGGGATCTTTGGCCCTGGGTGGAACCTGAGTGCCCATCGGATCGAAGAAAAGAGCCTGCCCGGATTTTCCTGAAACTGAGAATCCTCTGGTGGCAAGGGTATAATGTTCTCCCCGATTGAGATCGTAGTCCCACAAGGAATTCCGACCGGTCTCAGAGTTCGGATAAAGGAAATTGGCATACCAGGCATAATGGACGTCGCGCACTTTGACAGAGTTCAGCAGATCCTCAGCCTGAAGCACATATTTATTATCCTTGAGCAGGGAGAATTTCTCGGCTTTGACGTAATAAGTGAAATTGGAACGGAACGTCTTGTCAGGATTGTATCCGGAAAGTTTGAAATAAAAGATATCATTGTTCTGCATCTTTTCGGTCAGGGTGAATCTGGCGTAAATCTCGCCAGTGTTGCTGTCCAGGGTGAGTGAGGTATGAGGAACTTCATACACCTTCGTGTAATATCTCTTGTTGAGACTGCGATAAAGCAAGTAGGTTTTCTTCTCATCAAAGGTAGGAGATCCGGTTTCATACTTGAAATAAAATGTGACTGCTCCATCCTTATCCACCAGACAGGTGAATTTCTGAGGACAGGAGGTTGAAGTCGAACTGTTTCCAAGGTAATAGGCAGGAACTGACATGTCTCCTTCCAGCCCCTTGTTGTTGATTGCCGACAACCTGTAATAGTAAACCTTGTTGGAATTGACAGTGTCGACGGCAGTGTCGATATACTTCAGTTGAATCGGAACCACCTTGATCAGCTGATAAGTCAGGTTTTCGATCTCAGAAGTGCTGTTGAGAACTCCAACGCTTTCAGCGCGATAGACCCTGTAAGCTACAACTCCTGAGGCTGAATTTCTGCCATTGGTTCCGCTGTCGTCCCAACTTGGGACAGTCCATTCGATCAGCTTGGCATTGGGGATGCCTGAAGTGTTGTCAGGCTGAACTTCTGTGATATAAGGCGCGGTGGGGGGAGCAAGATATTCTGATGCACCGAATGTGAAGCTGATGGTTCGTTCAGGTGAACTCGGCCCGACATTGCCGCTTGTGGTCACAGCATACATTCTGTAGGAATAGGTCTTACCCTCCATGATCGTATCGTCGTAATAAATAAACACATCGGACGGAACATGGGCGATGGTGATCCATGTGGTAGAACCGCCTTCCTTTCTTCTGACCTTGAATTTGCAGATCGGATCGGCACCTGCACTGCAGTCATCGAAATTCAACGGTTTATCCCAGCACAGGATCGCCACTTTGTTCTCAGCTGGTATTACATAGAAGTTTTCAGGAGCTTTGGGTTCCACTCCGTTGACTTTGAGGGTAACCTTGACCGGGTCGGAGAATGATTCCCTCATCATGCTGTCGATTGCACTCACGTAATATGTGTATGTCCCGCCTTCCTTGAGATTCTGATAATCATAATCCTCATACAGCATCACACCGTAATCGGTGCTGCCGATGGCCACTGTTTTCTGGTTGCGGTAAACTTTGTATCCGATTATATTGCTCTTTTTAACGCCTTTTAAATTTTTGTCGACAGCCTTCCATTGGACAGTCACGGCGAAATGTTTCTGGGAAGAATCCACGCTGTCTTCCTGATTGTACAGGTATTCCGAATTGCCGGAGAGCAGCTCCGGCGCCATCGGCGACTCCCCGTCGTCGCTCATGGCGTAGCTCAAGACGCTGCTGTCTTTCGTGCCGCATCCGACAACCATGAAAATCAACCCCAGCAGGGCCGTTAATGATATGGAAACTATCAATCTCTTTTCGAAAAGAGTGAACATGGCGTTCTCCTTTATACCCGTAATAATGTCTTCATTTACATACTTTATCGGTAGGAGTGAAGCTCCTGATTACAGCAAAAAGTACCACTCACCAATTCGCGCCTGGCTGGAATTTCGATTTGACTTCTTCATGGTTCCGGTTTAAATTGAAAATGGGGAGTATCAGACTCAATTGGGGGATCAAATGTCGCTAAATTACGACGCTATGTTTTCTTTGAACGCCCAGAATATGAAAAAGTCCGCGATCAGGGAGCTCCTGAAGCTCACCAACAATCCGGACATCATCTCATTCGCAGGAGGACTGCCTGCGCCTGCCACTTTCCCTGTTGAGAAGATCCGCGAGATCGTACTCGATGTTCTCGACAAGGAATATAAAAAGGCTCTCCAGTATGGCGCCACTGAAGGCGACACCGGCCTCAGGGACGAGCTCATCAAGTATATGCATGAGCGCAACTGCCCGTGGATAAAGCAGGACAACGTCCTGATCACGAGCGCTTCCCAGCAGGCTCTGAACATGATCCCTGAAATTTTTCTGAACCCGGGGGATTCGATTATCGTGGATCTCCCCAGCTATCTGGGTGCACTGGGAGCATATTACTCTCACCGCGCTGATCTGATCGGTATTCCCTTGACCGACGAGGGCACTGATATCCAGGAAGTAAAAAAAGCTCTTAAAAAACTGAAACTGGAAGGAAAAGTCCCGAAGTTCATCTATGTGATTCCAGATTTTCAGAACCCGGCTGGAGTGACTTTCTCCCTGAAAACCCGCAAGGAACTTTTGAGCCTGGCAAAAGAATATGGCTTCTTCATCCTGGAAGACTGTCCATATAGAGAATTGAGATACAGTGGGGATCATATTCCCTCGATTCTGGAACTCGACAAAGGCGAAGGCTATGTAATTGGTCTTTTCACTTTTTCCAAGATCTTCATCCCCGGATTCAGGCTCGGATGGATCATCGGCCCCACTGAGGTTATCAACAAGCTGGTTGTAGCCAAACAGTCGATCGATCTCTGCACATCGCCTTTCACTCAATGCATCGCAAGGGACTATCTCAAAGCGGGATTGATCAACGAACGCATTCAGAAGAACATTGAACTCTACAGACCGAAAAAAGACCTGATGCTGGAATGCCTGGAAAAGGAAATGCCTAAGGATGAAGGTATCCTATGGACAAAACCTGAGGGCGGACTGTTTCTGTTCGCTTATCTGCCTGAACGGATCAGCGCTGATGAGATGTTCATGGATGCCATCAAAAACAATGTGGCCTATGTGATCGGCAGCGCGTTCTATTGCAACGGAAAAGGTCATAACACCTTCAGGCTCAATTTCTCTTATCCCTCATATTCCGAGATCCGGGAAGGCATCAAACGTCTGGGCATCTGTGTCAGAAAGAAACTTTCAGAAACCACAAAACACAGCTCAGCAGCTTGTTAATAGGACGGACAATGGAAATTTTTTTTCAGGCTGTTCAAAAGCGGCCAGATGCTAGGCGCACGAAACCGAAGGATGGAGACGTACTTAAAGGTACGGCGACGACTGAGGTTGAGTGTAACGAAGCAGATGGTCACTTTTCAACAGCCTACTGAAGAGGTGAAACATGTTTTATGCAAAACATTATACTGAAGTCTCTGCACAGGAAGTGGAAGTGGAAGGAGCCAGCAATGTCAAGATCCGCTGGCTGGTAGATCAGAAGAAGGGTGCTCCCAATTTCGCCATGCGCCTCTTTGAAATCGGTGCTAAAGGGCATACCCCTTTTCATGCCCATCCCTGGGAGCATGAAATCTATGTGCTGGAAGGAAGCGGTGTGATGCGGATCGAGGATGCGGAATATCCCCTTTCCAAAGGTTCTGTAGCGCTGGTGCCTGAAGACAAAAAACATCAGTTCGCTTCAGCGGGTAAAGCCATGAAAATGATCTGCGTGATTCCCAACAAAGGAAAATAGCATTCCATTTCCAGCACAGAAAATAAAAATTCAAATCATGATTCCAAAAGGGGCTGGGGTGAACCCAGCCCCTATATTTTATTCATTTTTTCGTGCGGGTGAACGGCCTTTCACCCCTACTTTAATGAACGGCAGATAGATACTCAATATTCCATACTTTCTATAAAGATAAATCACTGAACAAAGATTCAAGGTCACGATGCTCGAAAAATTTGCCAGCGCAGCTCCATTGATCCCAAAGGCAGGAATCAGCAGCCAGTTCAAGATGACATTGACAGCTGTAGCAAGGAAGGCGATGTTCTGGAAAGCCACCTGCCTGCCGGTCATCTGCATCAGGGAAATCACGGAACCTGTAGCCGCGTCAAAAATGTTTCCTGTGCAAAGAATCAGCATGGCAGCAGCTCCAATCCTGAATTCCGACCCGAAAAAATAGTCCAGTGTGAAGCCTGGAAACAGCACAAGAAAGAGGAGCGCTGGGACAGAAGTCCAGAAGATCAACAGATTGGACTGCCTGGTGATCCGGTCGAGGCCGGATATGTCACCCCTGGCATGCATCTCTGCAAACTTGGGAGCAGAAATGCTGTTCACAGCCATCTGCGTAATTGATACCAGCCTGGAAACCTTGATTGCCACGCTGTAAATCCCAACATCTTTGGTCGACCCCAAAATCCCAAGTATCAAAGTGTCGATGGAACCCATCAAGAAGACCAGTGAATTGGCAAGCATCAGCGGCAGGGCAATGCCAAGAATCCCGGAACGGCTGTATGTTTCTATACTCCCTGTGGAGAGTATTCTGGAACGCAGAACCCACAGAATGATTCCTATCAGGCAGGCTCCGAAAGATGCTGAGACATAGCTGATCACAGGCATGTACTCGTTCCTGCAGAAAAGTACAGCTGCAGCCAGTACCAGGGTCATCAGCAAGTTTTCAACAGTGAACTTCAGGAAGGAATAATCGTTGATTTTCTTCAGGCCACGCAGACCTTCCTGATGGATGAAATTCAGCACTACAGGAAAAATCATCAGGGCGGCAATTCTGATGTAAGGTGTGAGCTGCTCTTTGCCGAAGCAGATGACCGCTATCTCCCTGGAAAACATGAAAATCGCCGTTGTGAGGAGCAGAGAAACAGGTGTGATCATGGAAATGATTTTTAAGTAGATGTCCCTGATCCTGCCGATCTGATTTCCGGCATAATGCTCTGCAGTAAGCCTGAGCAGGGCGATATTGGTGCCGAACCTCCCGAATATGCCGGAGATTTCCACCACTATGGATGCAATCATCAAACAGCCCAAGGCGTCAGCTCCGAAAAAACGGGTCATGAGCATGGTACTAATATAGCCAAAGAGCATTCCGGCGATTCTGAAAGTAAAAGAAGCCCCGCTGCCGCGGACAAGTTCCTTGAAATCCAGGTCGAATTTCATGATGCTTTGGATCGTCATTGTTTTGGATTATATCAGAAAGAAGATTCCTGAAAAACCAGTTCGAGAATAATTTTATTAAAGTACTTTACTCTGATGATTTTCTGTTTATAATTAACTTATAAGTGGATCGACATGAGTGGGGGTACTATGTTTAAAAAAATTTTGATTAGTTGTAGTTTATTATTTTCAATCTCTTCATTTGCATCTCTTCCAGACGAAAATGTCAGAGCCATCAATGAAACAATCCGCAGCTTGAACGACATCAATGCACCTCTGGAAAAATCCCTGAAAGATTTCGACAAACTGATCTTTGAGGATGCCTTTGACTCCACCCAGGCAGCCGTGATCTGCGCTACAGGCGATCAGGCCAACTGCAAGGCGGCTGAACTCAAGACCCTGGTAAAAATTATCAGCAATGCCTTTGACAACGGTTTCATGAACTCCGAAGCCAGGGAACTCTGCAACAACATCGACGTCACAACCTCCACCCTGAAAAATGTACTCGATATCATCCAGGGCGATGACTGTACCACTGCTGAAAACCTGTCCCATGCCAGGGACCTCTATAAAACCTGGAGAAAGCTGGCCACTCAGGTCATCTTCGACTGCAGGGATTATTCCAAAGGCGTGGAACTGGCGATTGCCGCTGAAAACAGAGAAAAAACCGCAGTTGCGGTTAACAAAGCGCCTGATACATCTTCTGAATCCAAGACCGAACAATCTCACCAGACTGTCGCCATTGTTAAACCTGAGATCCAAGTCGAAGCAGCCAAATCTGATTCCCAGGCTGTGATTGCGGAGAACCCTTCTAAACCAGAGATTACTGTCTCAGCCAAACCGACCGCCGAAAATATTAATCATGAAGCCCTGTCTCCTGACGGCATTCTCAAACAGACAGAAAAATTTAATGCTTCAGCTGTTGAAAAATCAAAGGGAACTGAAGAATTCAACAACCTGCTCGGAGAATAGGAAAACAACTGTAAAATTAAAAAGCCCGGTGAATGCCGGGCTTTTTTTAATTGTTAAACTTAATTTTATTCTGCCAGAGAATAAGTGATCAGTTTGTAAATTTCTATCGCCAGTGTCTTGCCATTCAAATTTTTATCATTGAAAGCACTGTCAGCAAATTCGAACAGTTTCTTGAAATCAGCCTTTTTTTCCACTCCGCTTGCCAAAGCTCTGGTAACCTGCTCGATCTCCAGGCCGCTCCACTGGTGCATCATCATGAAACTCACCAGAAGCTCGGAAATTTTGATGGGAACGCCATGACGTGTAGCTGCCTCGTATGAGAACGTTGCACAGTCATAGTCTCCAGGTGCTTTGAATTCGCATTTTCGGGCTATGTCAGAGAGAGCCTCTTTTCCTTTGTGCTGTTCGTAGAGCCATTCTTCCTGCTCCTTATTGGACCAGTTTTTCCATTCTGCAGGCTTCTCTTCCAGGAATTTCTTCAAAGCCGGATTCAGCTTGCCGATTTCCCAACCTGTCTTGTCCCCAACACCCCAGCCCGGAGGATTGAACAATGGCAGTTCTTTCTTGGGACAGGAGGAACATTTGACTGCACATGTGCCTGCACACGAGCAGTTTGTATTTTCCTTGGTTACTTTCTTTTCCACGTGAATCTTCGGTTTGCTTTTCTGATTACCCTGGGCTTGCCCGGCCCTTTCCTTTACTTCCTGTGCCATCAGGAACAGCGGCGAGACAAGAAACAGCACCAGAATCAGCATGGTAAGTCTTGAATTCTTTTTAGCCATGGCTCCTCCTTAAGATGAATTTAGATAATCTTATCACCGGGTCTTCAAAATTTCAAGATTTACTGTTTATGAAAACTGAAGAAGGATCTGAAAAAAATGGTAGTCCCGAGAGGAGTTGAACCTCCGACCTTCGGTTTAGGAAACCGCCGCTCTATCCAGCTGAGCTACGGGACCACAAATAGAATATTAAACAAGGAAAGCATATTTTTCAAGATTTTTTTCGCTGATCACTCGTCACCATGCTTCTTTGACATCATTCAACAATTCCAGCAGAATAATCCGGATGCATAAATCCATTGTCGCAGCAACCCGCTGCCTTGCATATGAACCCGCTGCAGTAAAACAAGCGCTGCTGAGCGTGCTTGAAAATTCCAGAGTCCTGGCTACTTATAGTTTCAAGGATAAAAAAGTCCTGCTCAAGCCGAACCTGCTCAGAGAAACCCGCCCTGAAGATTGCGTCTGCACCCATTTCGAGGTAGTCAGACAGCTGGCAGTGATTCTCCGGGAACGAGGGGCGGAAGTGATTGTCGGTGAATCCTCAGGAGGGGTTAGTTACGGAAAAACAGCCAGGGCTGCGGAAACCAGCGGTCTCAAATCCGCTCTGGATGAGTCAGGTTTTCCTTTCGTCAACCTGGACGGAAAAGGCGCAAAAACAATTTTCATCAACGGAAAAATTCTCGGTTCAGTCAGCCTCTCTTCCCTGCTTGATGAAATTGACATCCTGGTTTCAGTACCAAAAATGAAGACCCACGTGGAAACAATGATCACAGGTGCAGTCAAGAATCTGATGGGCCTGATTCCCGGAACAGGCAAACTCGACCTGCACAGGATGGGGCCGAATTCCCGCGCGCTCGGGGAAGCGGTTGCTGATCTTCTTTTGGCTGTCAAACCGCATTTCTCGGTGATGGACGCTGTCTGGGCCATGGAAGGAAACGGCCCGAATCAGGGGACAAAAAGGGAAGTCGGCCTGATCCTCGCGAGCCTTGATCCTATCTCTCTGGACAGCGTGGCTGCCTGGGTCATGGGGTTTAAAAGCATGCAGGTCGGATTTCTGAAATCCGCCCACAGCCGCGGCCTGGGAATCGCAGAACGCAAATCGATCAGAATCGCAGGAGATTCTCTCGACGGTTTTCCTATCAGGGATTTCAAGAAAGGACGCTTTTCCCTGCTGCACGCGCTGCCTAATCTGCTGCTTAAAATCGCGGTCAGACTGCTGATTTCGGTTGACCCGGAAATTCTATCCCGCCGCTGTAGAAAATGTATGGTCTGCAAAAATTCCTGTCCTGCGAAAGCCATCAGTCCGGAACTCAGAATTGATTACAAGCTCTGCACGCGCTGCCTGTGCTGCCACGAACTGTGCCCGCATCATGCGGTAGGTTTGAAGAAGAGCTGGGTGATGAAAGTGTTAACCGGAAAATTAGTTACCGATTCGTTCTGATGAACAATGGCGAGATCACGTACAGCATGATCACGCCAAAGAGCATCTCGAAGGCGTAGATTTCTTCCAGTATCCTCACTTCCAGCAGTTTGGCGAAAGTGAGTAAGCTGGCGAGGATCGTGCAGACCGCCAGCAGCAGGAAAAATTTACGTTTCTTGGCAACTCCAAGATGAGCATAGGGTACCCTGGACACCATCAGCAGTGATGAAAACAGCACGATCCAGGGAAATACTTTCAGTGTGTTGAGATACGGGGAAATCGCGCTGACCAGCACGAGCGCTGCGCCGACAGGCGACGGCAGGCCGGCGAAGAACTCCGTATGTCCCTGCTGCTTGTCGAATCTGTTCAGCCTGTACCAGACGCTGAAGGCGTATAAAAGAGCGAGGAAAAATCCGATCGTGCC
Coding sequences:
- a CDS encoding fibronectin type III domain-containing protein, with protein sequence MFTLFEKRLIVSISLTALLGLIFMVVGCGTKDSSVLSYAMSDDGESPMAPELLSGNSEYLYNQEDSVDSSQKHFAVTVQWKAVDKNLKGVKKSNIIGYKVYRNQKTVAIGSTDYGVMLYEDYDYQNLKEGGTYTYYVSAIDSMMRESFSDPVKVTLKVNGVEPKAPENFYVIPAENKVAILCWDKPLNFDDCSAGADPICKFKVRRKEGGSTTWITIAHVPSDVFIYYDDTIMEGKTYSYRMYAVTTSGNVGPSSPERTISFTFGASEYLAPPTAPYITEVQPDNTSGIPNAKLIEWTVPSWDDSGTNGRNSASGVVAYRVYRAESVGVLNSTSEIENLTYQLIKVVPIQLKYIDTAVDTVNSNKVYYYRLSAINNKGLEGDMSVPAYYLGNSSTSTSCPQKFTCLVDKDGAVTFYFKYETGSPTFDEKKTYLLYRSLNKRYYTKVYEVPHTSLTLDSNTGEIYARFTLTEKMQNNDIFYFKLSGYNPDKTFRSNFTYYVKAEKFSLLKDNKYVLQAEDLLNSVKVRDVHYAWYANFLYPNSETGRNSLWDYDLNRGEHYTLATRGFSVSGKSGQALFFDPMGTQVPPRAKDPSDCWGASAGISNEVSYSTGDYVFCDLVTNEISIRGGWVYLEDTARPVVTAISRTYSGDSYAYNYVTAYNDCGYSYWQDLDYDGVEFEELYYRETQMPLLKHGMEGTELKLTYDVNPWTYRTPVSFANVYLGIDTASVIVHPLIPTDETQVDYTKGGGLYDFWPSVITDASGPKAWDKTDFDWNGGGGISGGCAYYKAPMSGTAIMARDYYADGHGDMTNFKITWRENYFGPLYSNSYPGYAGKWPTDAYSWVFRYPTDRPQRKDNCLSYDLQGNGIDYNSHEYIQQLDKNMYDMYQDQFMFSWNPPETGRFAINMYFYETPNSGTFLLIVKHRGNIIGAPSIINLSRNSDYQFNGTTVKVVGNFNDPEQPTDSPYDQADARDGHFEAYLEANYPIYFYFCPVGSNTDIFHDDTYDFSQGSPFEFYLDRIEFVRLDSN
- a CDS encoding PLP-dependent aminotransferase family protein produces the protein MSLNYDAMFSLNAQNMKKSAIRELLKLTNNPDIISFAGGLPAPATFPVEKIREIVLDVLDKEYKKALQYGATEGDTGLRDELIKYMHERNCPWIKQDNVLITSASQQALNMIPEIFLNPGDSIIVDLPSYLGALGAYYSHRADLIGIPLTDEGTDIQEVKKALKKLKLEGKVPKFIYVIPDFQNPAGVTFSLKTRKELLSLAKEYGFFILEDCPYRELRYSGDHIPSILELDKGEGYVIGLFTFSKIFIPGFRLGWIIGPTEVINKLVVAKQSIDLCTSPFTQCIARDYLKAGLINERIQKNIELYRPKKDLMLECLEKEMPKDEGILWTKPEGGLFLFAYLPERISADEMFMDAIKNNVAYVIGSAFYCNGKGHNTFRLNFSYPSYSEIREGIKRLGICVRKKLSETTKHSSAAC
- a CDS encoding cupin domain-containing protein, with the protein product MFYAKHYTEVSAQEVEVEGASNVKIRWLVDQKKGAPNFAMRLFEIGAKGHTPFHAHPWEHEIYVLEGSGVMRIEDAEYPLSKGSVALVPEDKKHQFASAGKAMKMICVIPNKGK
- a CDS encoding flippase, whose translation is MTIQSIMKFDLDFKELVRGSGASFTFRIAGMLFGYISTMLMTRFFGADALGCLMIASIVVEISGIFGRFGTNIALLRLTAEHYAGNQIGRIRDIYLKIISMITPVSLLLTTAIFMFSREIAVICFGKEQLTPYIRIAALMIFPVVLNFIHQEGLRGLKKINDYSFLKFTVENLLMTLVLAAAVLFCRNEYMPVISYVSASFGACLIGIILWVLRSRILSTGSIETYSRSGILGIALPLMLANSLVFLMGSIDTLILGILGSTKDVGIYSVAIKVSRLVSITQMAVNSISAPKFAEMHARGDISGLDRITRQSNLLIFWTSVPALLFLVLFPGFTLDYFFGSEFRIGAAAMLILCTGNIFDAATGSVISLMQMTGRQVAFQNIAFLATAVNVILNWLLIPAFGINGAALANFSSIVTLNLCSVIYLYRKYGILSIYLPFIKVGVKGRSPARKNE
- a CDS encoding DUF362 domain-containing protein, which codes for MHKSIVAATRCLAYEPAAVKQALLSVLENSRVLATYSFKDKKVLLKPNLLRETRPEDCVCTHFEVVRQLAVILRERGAEVIVGESSGGVSYGKTARAAETSGLKSALDESGFPFVNLDGKGAKTIFINGKILGSVSLSSLLDEIDILVSVPKMKTHVETMITGAVKNLMGLIPGTGKLDLHRMGPNSRALGEAVADLLLAVKPHFSVMDAVWAMEGNGPNQGTKREVGLILASLDPISLDSVAAWVMGFKSMQVGFLKSAHSRGLGIAERKSIRIAGDSLDGFPIRDFKKGRFSLLHALPNLLLKIAVRLLISVDPEILSRRCRKCMVCKNSCPAKAISPELRIDYKLCTRCLCCHELCPHHAVGLKKSWVMKVLTGKLVTDSF